Proteins from a genomic interval of Phlebotomus papatasi isolate M1 chromosome 3, Ppap_2.1, whole genome shotgun sequence:
- the LOC129807617 gene encoding glutathione S-transferase D7, protein MPVKLFYLPESPPCRTVLLCGRLLNVNFDLKVVNILNGEQLKPEFIQLNPQHCIPTMEDNDLVLWESRVILMYLVSAYAEDDTLYPKDLQKRAMVDQRIHFDLGTLYQRAGDYFFPTLFFGAHLDETKKARLAEALGWLEDILKGRTWVATENFTIADLILCVTISQIEAFGFELGPYPKIRAWFQLCKEKLEPYGYEEINEAGANALADLFRSKLN, encoded by the exons ATGCCTGTGAAACTTTTCTATTTGCCTGAGAGTCCACCCTGTCGCACGGTTTTGCTATGTGGGCGACTCTTGAATGTTAATTTTGACCTCAAAGTCGTAAATATTCTCAATGGAGAGCAGCTTAAACCTGAATTCATACAA TTAAATCCTCAGCACTGCATTCCAACCATGGAAGACAATGATCTCGTGCTTTGGGAGAGCCGAGTAATTCTAATGTATTTAGTGTCAGCTTATGCAGAAGATGACACTTTGTACCCCAAAGATCTCCAAAAACGAGCGATGGTTGATCAACGAATTCATTTTGACCTAGGGACTCTCTACCAAAGAGCAGGAgactatttt tttcCTACACTTTTCTTTGGGGCCCATTTGGATGAAACGAAAAAAGCTCGCCTGGCTGAGGCATTAGGATGGCTTGAAGATATTCTCAAAGGTCGTACTTGGGTAGCAACGGAAAACTTTACTATTGCGGATCTCATTCTTTGTGTAACTATATCGCAAATTGAGGCTTTTGGATTTGAATTAGGACCCTACCCAAAGATAAGAGCCTGGTTCCAACTGTGCAAAGAAAAACTGGAGCCTTATGGATATGAAGAAATTAATGAAGCCGGAGCAAACGCTCTTGCAGACCTTTttagatctaaattaaattga